Proteins from a genomic interval of Acipenser ruthenus chromosome 46, fAciRut3.2 maternal haplotype, whole genome shotgun sequence:
- the LOC117962593 gene encoding annexin A4-like isoform X1, whose protein sequence is MSARPLPLCTNAESSLATRTVILARLDAPEQAHFQPHRRRNTLHSDSSSRPANTGAGFWATSLQNAFSGIPSSPEADTPVTMAAIGSRGTVTEFRGFNADEDAQKLRKGMKGVGTDESAIIEILSKRTIAQRQLIKQAFKKAVGKDLLDELKGELTGNFEKVVVGLLMPSPVYSAYELRNAIKGAGTDEGCLIDILASQNNQEMRAIIAAYKNEYGKNLEDDVCSDTSGMFQRVLVSLLTANRDESDSVDQAQAVQDAKDMFEAGEARWGTDEVKFLTVLCIRNRKHLLRVFEEYQKISNRDIEESIKREMSGNLEDAFLAIVKCLRNKPAFFAERLYKSMKGLGTTDSILIRVMVSRCEIDMLDVKAQFQKIYGKTLYSFIKGDCSGDYRNILLQLCGSDS, encoded by the exons atgaGCGCACGCCCACTTCCTTTATGTACAAACGCAGAGAGCTCGCTTGCCACACGCACTGTCATCCTTGCTCGACTGGACGCACCCGAACAGGCGCATTTTCAACCGCACCGGAGACGGAACACTCTGCACAG TGATTCATCATCGCGACCGGCCAACACAGGGGCGGGTTTTTGGGCAACATCATTGCAAAACGCGTTTTCAG GTATCCCATCATCCCCAGAAGCTGATACTCCTGTTACCATGGCAGCG aTCGGGTCACGTGGCACAGTCACAGAGTTCCGAGGATTCAATGCAGATGAGGACGCCCAGAAACTGCGCAAGGGCATGAAGGGAGTGG GCACGGACGAATCAGCTATCATCGAGATCCTGTCTAAAAGAACCATCGCCCAAAGACAACTAATCAAACAAGCTTTCAAGAAGGCCGTTGGAAAG gatCTGCTGGATGAACTCAAAGGAGAGCTGACTGGGAATTTCGAGAAGGTGGTTGTGGGTTTGCTCATGCCCTCGCCAGTGTACAGTGCCTATGAGCTGAGGAACGCCATCAAG GGCGCTGGCACAGACGAGGGCTGTCTGATCGACATCCTGGCTTCCCAAAACAACCAGGAAATGAGGGCGATCATTGCTGCCTACAAGAATG AGTACGGGAAGAACCTGGAGGACGACGTATGCTCCGACACGTCCGGAATGTTCCAGAGAGTTCTGGTGTCTCTCCTCACG GCTAATCGTGATGAGAGCGACAGCGTGGACCAAGCGCAGGCTGTTCAGGACGCCAAG GACATGTTCGAGGCTGGCGAGGCACGCTGGGGCACCGACGAGGTCAAGTTCCTGACCGTGCTCTGCATCAGGAACAGGAAGCACCTGCTCAGGG TCTTCGAGGAATATCAGAAGATCTCGAACCGCGACATCGAGGAGAGCATCAAGAGAGAGATGTCTGGAAATCTGGAGGATGCCTTCCTCGCCATCG TGAAGTGCTTGAGAAACAAGCCTGCGTTTTTCGCTGAGCGGCTTTACAAATCCATGAAG GGCCTGGGCACCACAGACAGTATTCTGATCCGGGTGATGGTGTCGCGCTGTGAGATCGACATGCTGGATGTCAAGGCTCAGTTCCAGAAGATTTATGGCAAGACCCTGTACTCCTTCATCAAG GGAGACTGCTCTGGCGATTACCGGAACATTCTGCTGCAGCTGTGCGGCTCCGACAGTTAG
- the LOC117962593 gene encoding annexin A4-like isoform X2: protein MAAIGSRGTVTEFRGFNADEDAQKLRKGMKGVGTDESAIIEILSKRTIAQRQLIKQAFKKAVGKDLLDELKGELTGNFEKVVVGLLMPSPVYSAYELRNAIKGAGTDEGCLIDILASQNNQEMRAIIAAYKNEYGKNLEDDVCSDTSGMFQRVLVSLLTANRDESDSVDQAQAVQDAKDMFEAGEARWGTDEVKFLTVLCIRNRKHLLRVFEEYQKISNRDIEESIKREMSGNLEDAFLAIVKCLRNKPAFFAERLYKSMKGLGTTDSILIRVMVSRCEIDMLDVKAQFQKIYGKTLYSFIKGDCSGDYRNILLQLCGSDS from the exons ATGGCAGCG aTCGGGTCACGTGGCACAGTCACAGAGTTCCGAGGATTCAATGCAGATGAGGACGCCCAGAAACTGCGCAAGGGCATGAAGGGAGTGG GCACGGACGAATCAGCTATCATCGAGATCCTGTCTAAAAGAACCATCGCCCAAAGACAACTAATCAAACAAGCTTTCAAGAAGGCCGTTGGAAAG gatCTGCTGGATGAACTCAAAGGAGAGCTGACTGGGAATTTCGAGAAGGTGGTTGTGGGTTTGCTCATGCCCTCGCCAGTGTACAGTGCCTATGAGCTGAGGAACGCCATCAAG GGCGCTGGCACAGACGAGGGCTGTCTGATCGACATCCTGGCTTCCCAAAACAACCAGGAAATGAGGGCGATCATTGCTGCCTACAAGAATG AGTACGGGAAGAACCTGGAGGACGACGTATGCTCCGACACGTCCGGAATGTTCCAGAGAGTTCTGGTGTCTCTCCTCACG GCTAATCGTGATGAGAGCGACAGCGTGGACCAAGCGCAGGCTGTTCAGGACGCCAAG GACATGTTCGAGGCTGGCGAGGCACGCTGGGGCACCGACGAGGTCAAGTTCCTGACCGTGCTCTGCATCAGGAACAGGAAGCACCTGCTCAGGG TCTTCGAGGAATATCAGAAGATCTCGAACCGCGACATCGAGGAGAGCATCAAGAGAGAGATGTCTGGAAATCTGGAGGATGCCTTCCTCGCCATCG TGAAGTGCTTGAGAAACAAGCCTGCGTTTTTCGCTGAGCGGCTTTACAAATCCATGAAG GGCCTGGGCACCACAGACAGTATTCTGATCCGGGTGATGGTGTCGCGCTGTGAGATCGACATGCTGGATGTCAAGGCTCAGTTCCAGAAGATTTATGGCAAGACCCTGTACTCCTTCATCAAG GGAGACTGCTCTGGCGATTACCGGAACATTCTGCTGCAGCTGTGCGGCTCCGACAGTTAG